In Mustela nigripes isolate SB6536 chromosome 2, MUSNIG.SB6536, whole genome shotgun sequence, a single window of DNA contains:
- the POLRMT gene encoding DNA-directed RNA polymerase, mitochondrial isoform X2 → MSCGWCPACWMPSWPAACSTGSAGLRRASRRGRWRSCCGRPRGSRVPRRSRPARPGARTCSWRSSSRSSWPSWSVACSRATSLSPTTCWSPTTAGPGSGGGSRWPCTTPSCSAGLVRCLDQMARDGLQPQELFSGVPLSPEEQAVVLRAVRKAQPAFSPPPPPPRPPPQVNTSPLLREIYAKEGPVSYPKLHLPLRELRSLFQQQLRVEMATTVAVESVEQARVLTEEVLRARNTLQQLRAEWVEALCLGLQNLKASEVCAARTGRPSVFPFLCVLPEKELAELLLQALQVLPPQGESLLSLAQQLGMRVFGRHAVRRQQRSSRLQALQERYYQYVRLLASDTQVEAPQLPRQYWEALGPPEAPHEQPWPLSVLVQLGKKLAEMLVEAVRMPGSVAAPQGPGTLIPVLYHVYSFRSFRQIGILKPHPAFIELLATAAEHTLTFEAAEVPMLCPPLPWTSPHTGAFLLSPTKLMRSLEGTVQHQRLLDSCPPADLHGALDALTQLGNCAWRVNGRVLDLVLELFTAKGCPHLGVPAPASEAPRPPDGRLPPGASPAQKAEVRRELARCLKVAREMHSLRSDALYRLSLAQHLRHRVFWLPHNMDFRGRTYPCPPHFHHLGSDLARALLEFAQGRPLGARGLDWLKVHLVNLTGLKKRESLQARLAFADEVMKDILDSADRPMTGRKWWMQVDEPWQALACCMEIARAVRAPDPAAYVSHFPVHQDGSCNGLQHYAALGRDSVGAASVNLLPSDVPQDVYSGVAAQVEVFRKQDAKRGVHVAQVLEGFISRKVVKQTVMTVVYGVTRYGGRLQIERRLRELSDFPQEFVWEASHYLVRQVFNSLQEMFSGTRAIQHWLTESARLIAHTGSAVQWVTPLGVPVIQPYHQDAKVLIAGGMQSLTFSQSGDTSQKPNTLKQKNGFPPNFIHSLDSSHMMLTALHCYRKGLTFVSVHDCFWTHAADVEVMNQVCREQFVSLHSQPILHNLSRFLVKQYCSSTRLRSPKHSKNLWMGKLQDTLKSVPETGALDLEQVKHSTYFFS, encoded by the exons ATGAGCTGCGGGTGGTGCCCCGCCTGCTGGATGCCCAGCTGGCCGGCCGCCTGCAGCACTGGGAGCGCAGGCCTCCGCAGAGCCTCCAGGAGGGGCCGCTGGCGCAGCTGCTGCGGGAGGCCCCGCGGCAGCCGAGTCCCGAGGCGGAGCCGGCCTGCGAGGCCAGGGGCGCGGACATGCAGCTGGAGATCAAGCAGCAGAAGCTCCTGGCCTTCTTGGAGTGTTGCCTGCTCACGGGCCACCTCCCTCTCGCCCACCACGTGCTGGTCACCCACCACAGCCGGGCCCGGCAGCGGCGGTGGCTCACGCTGGCCATGTACAACGCCGTCATGCTCGGCTGGGCTCGTAAG GTGTCTGGACCAGATGGCCCGGGACGGGCTGCAGCCACAGGAGCTCTTCAGTGGTGTGCCACTGTCCCCAGAGGAGCAGGCCGTGGTCCTGAGGGCCGTGCGCAAGGCCCAGCCCGCGTTCAGCCCGCCGCCACCACCGCCGCGGCCCCCGCCCCAGGTCAACACCTCGCCACTGCTTAGGGAGATCTATGCCAAG GAAGGCCCCGTGTCCTACCCGAAGTTGCACCTGCCCCTGCGGGAGCTGCGGAGCCTTTTCCAGCAGCAGCTGCGCGTGGAGATGGCCACCACCGTGGCTGTTGAGTCCGTGGAGCAGGCCCGGGTGCTGACGGAGGAGGTCCTGCGGGCG CGGAACACCCTGCAGCAGCTCCGTGCCGAGTGGGTGGAGGCCCTGTGCCTGGGGCTGCAGAACCTGAAGGCCAGTGAGGTCTGTGCTGCCCGCACCGGCCGCCCCTCCGTCTTCCCGTTCCTGTGCGTGCTTCCGGAGAAGGAGCTCGCCGAGCTGCTGCTGCAG GCCCTGCAGGTGCTGCCGCCACAGGGGGAGTCCCTGCTGTCCCTGGCGCAGCAGCTGGGCATGCGCGTGTTTGGCCGCCACGCGGTGCGGAGACAGCAGCGAAGCAGCCGGCTGCAGGCACTTCAGGAGCGCTACTACCAGTACGTGCGCCTGCTGGCCTCCGACACCCAG GTGGAGGCACCCCAGCTGCCACGGCAGTACTGGGAGGCGCTGGGGCCGCCTGAGGCCCCCCACGAGCAGCCTTGGCCCTTGTCTGTGCTGGTGCAGCTGGGCAAGAAGCTGGCCGAGATGCTGGTCGAGGCCGTGCGGATGCCTGGCAGCGTGGCCGCCCCGCAGGGCCCTGGCACGCTCATTCCCGTGCTCTACCACGTGTACTCCTTCCGCAGCTTCCGCCAG ATTGGAATCCTGAAGCCTCACCCGGCCTTCATCGAGCTGCTAGCGACGGCTGCAGAGCACACGCTGACCTTCGAGGCGGCCGAGGTGCCCATGCTGTGCCCACCGCTGCCCTGGACGTCACCGCACACGGGTGCTTTCCTCCTGAGCCCCACCAAGCTCATGCGCTCTCTGGAGGGCACCGTGCAGCACCAGCGCCTGCTGGACAGCTGCCCGCCTGCCGACCTGCACGGTGCCCTGGACGCCCTCACCCAGCTAGGCAACTGCGCCTGGCGGGTCAACGGGCGCGTGCTGGACCTGGTGCTGGAGCTCTTCACCGCCAAGGGCTGCCCGCATCTGGGGGTGCCGGCCCCAGCCTCCGAGGCACCCCGGCCGCCCGACGGCCGCCTGCCGCCCGGCGCCTCACCTGCCCAGAAGGCCGAGGTGCGGCGGGAGCTGGCCCGCTGCCTGAAGGTGGCCCGGGAGATGCACAGCCTGCGCTCTGACGCCCTGTACCGGCTGTCGCTGGCCCAGCACCTCCGGCACCGCGTCTTCTGGCTGCCGCACAACATGGACTTCCGCGGCCGCACCTACCCCTGCCCGCCCCACTTCCACCACCTGGGCAGTGACCTGGCGCGCGCCCTGCTGGAGTTTGCCCAGGGCCGTCCGCTCGGTGCCCGAGGCCTGGACTGGCTCAAGGTCCACCTGGTCAACCTCACGGGGCTCAAGAAGCGCGAGTCGCTGCAGGCGCGCCTGGCCTTCGCCGACGAGGTGATGAAGGACATCCTGGACTCTGCTGACCGGCCCATGACG GGCCGCAAGTGGTGGATGCAGGTGGACGAGCCCTGGCAAGCCCTGGCGTGCTGCATGGAGATCGCGCGGGCTGTGCGCGCCCCTGACCCCGCGGCCTACGTCTCTCACTTCCCGGTTCACCAG GACGGCTCCTGTAACGGCCTACAGCACTACGCGGCCCTGGGCCGGGACAGCGTGGGGGCCGCCTCCGTCAACCTGCTGCCCTCAGATGTACCGCAGGATGTGTACAGTGGGGTGGCCGCACAG GTGGAGGTGTTCCGCAAGCAGGACGCCAAACGGGGCGTGCACGTGGCCCAAGTCCTTGAGGGTTTCATCAGCCGCAAGGTGGTCAAGCAGACGGTGATGACCGTGGTGTACGGGGTCACCCGCTACGGGGGCCGCCTGCAGATCGAGAGGCGCCTGCGGGAGCTCAGCGACTTCCCCCAG GAGTTCGTGTGGGAGGCGTCCCACTATCTGGTACGCCAGGTGTTCAACAGCCTCCAGGAGATGTTCTCAGGCACCCGGGCCATCCAG CACTGGCTGACCGAGAGTGCCCGGCTCATCGCCCACACGGGCTCGGCCGTGCAGTGGGTCACACCCCTGGGCGTGCCCGTCATCCAGCCCTACCACCAGGACGCCAAGGTGTTG ATTGCCGGTGGCATGCAGAGCCTCACGTTCAGCCAGAGCGGGGACACCAGCCA gaAGCCTAACACACTGAAGCAGAAGAACGGCTTCCCCCCCAACTTCATCCACTCGCTGGACTCGTCCCACATGATGCTCACGGCCCTCCACTGCTACAG GAAAGGCCTGACCTTTGTGTCTGTGCATGACTGCTTCTGGACCCACGCGGCTGATGTGGAGGTCATGAACCAG gtgtGCCGGGAGCAGTTTGTCAGTCTACACAGCCAGCCCATCTTGCACAACCTGTCCCGGTTCCTGGTGAAGCAGTACTGTTCCAGCACCAG GCTCAGGTCCCCCAAGCACTCTAAGAACCTGTGGATGGGCAAGCTGCAGGACACGCTGAAGTCGGTGCCGGAgacag gggccTTGGACCTGGAGCAGGTGAAGCACTCCACTTACTTCTTCAGCTGA
- the POLRMT gene encoding DNA-directed RNA polymerase, mitochondrial isoform X1 produces the protein MSALRWGYGASGLRRALWPAGCPGPMAEEGAFSAVRGSRRSSSARPCEQDRRKDWGHAELLEVLAARVRQLQAEGVSEVTVKRVGVARRLPASRGLQPPGKARTGPKGPAADLGDLWVQRLNKEKSSMQKRKLRLEGKQQPQAQDLDCEHELRVVPRLLDAQLAGRLQHWERRPPQSLQEGPLAQLLREAPRQPSPEAEPACEARGADMQLEIKQQKLLAFLECCLLTGHLPLAHHVLVTHHSRARQRRWLTLAMYNAVMLGWARKGSFKELVYVFFMVKDAGLTPDLLSYAAALQCLGRLDQNPSTIQRCLDQMARDGLQPQELFSGVPLSPEEQAVVLRAVRKAQPAFSPPPPPPRPPPQVNTSPLLREIYAKEGPVSYPKLHLPLRELRSLFQQQLRVEMATTVAVESVEQARVLTEEVLRARNTLQQLRAEWVEALCLGLQNLKASEVCAARTGRPSVFPFLCVLPEKELAELLLQALQVLPPQGESLLSLAQQLGMRVFGRHAVRRQQRSSRLQALQERYYQYVRLLASDTQVEAPQLPRQYWEALGPPEAPHEQPWPLSVLVQLGKKLAEMLVEAVRMPGSVAAPQGPGTLIPVLYHVYSFRSFRQIGILKPHPAFIELLATAAEHTLTFEAAEVPMLCPPLPWTSPHTGAFLLSPTKLMRSLEGTVQHQRLLDSCPPADLHGALDALTQLGNCAWRVNGRVLDLVLELFTAKGCPHLGVPAPASEAPRPPDGRLPPGASPAQKAEVRRELARCLKVAREMHSLRSDALYRLSLAQHLRHRVFWLPHNMDFRGRTYPCPPHFHHLGSDLARALLEFAQGRPLGARGLDWLKVHLVNLTGLKKRESLQARLAFADEVMKDILDSADRPMTGRKWWMQVDEPWQALACCMEIARAVRAPDPAAYVSHFPVHQDGSCNGLQHYAALGRDSVGAASVNLLPSDVPQDVYSGVAAQVEVFRKQDAKRGVHVAQVLEGFISRKVVKQTVMTVVYGVTRYGGRLQIERRLRELSDFPQEFVWEASHYLVRQVFNSLQEMFSGTRAIQHWLTESARLIAHTGSAVQWVTPLGVPVIQPYHQDAKVLIAGGMQSLTFSQSGDTSQKPNTLKQKNGFPPNFIHSLDSSHMMLTALHCYRKGLTFVSVHDCFWTHAADVEVMNQVCREQFVSLHSQPILHNLSRFLVKQYCSSTRLRSPKHSKNLWMGKLQDTLKSVPETGALDLEQVKHSTYFFS, from the exons TGCTTGCGGCGCGGGTGCGGCAGCTGCAGGCCGAGGGTGTGTCGGAGGTGACCGTGAAGAGGGTCGGCGTGGCTAGACGACTGCCAGCATCCCGCGGCCTCCAGCCCCCTGGGAAGGCCCGGACAGGGCCCAAGGGCCCCGCCGCGGACCTCGGCGACCTCTGGGTCCAGAGGCTGAACAAGGAGAAGTCTTCGATGCAGAAGCGGAAGCTGCGGctggaggggaagcagcagccGCAGGCCCAGGACCTGGATTGTGAGCATGAGCTGCGGGTGGTGCCCCGCCTGCTGGATGCCCAGCTGGCCGGCCGCCTGCAGCACTGGGAGCGCAGGCCTCCGCAGAGCCTCCAGGAGGGGCCGCTGGCGCAGCTGCTGCGGGAGGCCCCGCGGCAGCCGAGTCCCGAGGCGGAGCCGGCCTGCGAGGCCAGGGGCGCGGACATGCAGCTGGAGATCAAGCAGCAGAAGCTCCTGGCCTTCTTGGAGTGTTGCCTGCTCACGGGCCACCTCCCTCTCGCCCACCACGTGCTGGTCACCCACCACAGCCGGGCCCGGCAGCGGCGGTGGCTCACGCTGGCCATGTACAACGCCGTCATGCTCGGCTGGGCTCGTAAG GGCTCCTTCAAAGAGCTGGTGTACGTGTTCTTTATGGTGAAAGATGCTGGCCTCACCCCAGACCTGCTGTCCTACGCGGCTGCCCTGCagtgcctggggcgcctggaccAGAACCCTAGCACCATCCAGAG GTGTCTGGACCAGATGGCCCGGGACGGGCTGCAGCCACAGGAGCTCTTCAGTGGTGTGCCACTGTCCCCAGAGGAGCAGGCCGTGGTCCTGAGGGCCGTGCGCAAGGCCCAGCCCGCGTTCAGCCCGCCGCCACCACCGCCGCGGCCCCCGCCCCAGGTCAACACCTCGCCACTGCTTAGGGAGATCTATGCCAAG GAAGGCCCCGTGTCCTACCCGAAGTTGCACCTGCCCCTGCGGGAGCTGCGGAGCCTTTTCCAGCAGCAGCTGCGCGTGGAGATGGCCACCACCGTGGCTGTTGAGTCCGTGGAGCAGGCCCGGGTGCTGACGGAGGAGGTCCTGCGGGCG CGGAACACCCTGCAGCAGCTCCGTGCCGAGTGGGTGGAGGCCCTGTGCCTGGGGCTGCAGAACCTGAAGGCCAGTGAGGTCTGTGCTGCCCGCACCGGCCGCCCCTCCGTCTTCCCGTTCCTGTGCGTGCTTCCGGAGAAGGAGCTCGCCGAGCTGCTGCTGCAG GCCCTGCAGGTGCTGCCGCCACAGGGGGAGTCCCTGCTGTCCCTGGCGCAGCAGCTGGGCATGCGCGTGTTTGGCCGCCACGCGGTGCGGAGACAGCAGCGAAGCAGCCGGCTGCAGGCACTTCAGGAGCGCTACTACCAGTACGTGCGCCTGCTGGCCTCCGACACCCAG GTGGAGGCACCCCAGCTGCCACGGCAGTACTGGGAGGCGCTGGGGCCGCCTGAGGCCCCCCACGAGCAGCCTTGGCCCTTGTCTGTGCTGGTGCAGCTGGGCAAGAAGCTGGCCGAGATGCTGGTCGAGGCCGTGCGGATGCCTGGCAGCGTGGCCGCCCCGCAGGGCCCTGGCACGCTCATTCCCGTGCTCTACCACGTGTACTCCTTCCGCAGCTTCCGCCAG ATTGGAATCCTGAAGCCTCACCCGGCCTTCATCGAGCTGCTAGCGACGGCTGCAGAGCACACGCTGACCTTCGAGGCGGCCGAGGTGCCCATGCTGTGCCCACCGCTGCCCTGGACGTCACCGCACACGGGTGCTTTCCTCCTGAGCCCCACCAAGCTCATGCGCTCTCTGGAGGGCACCGTGCAGCACCAGCGCCTGCTGGACAGCTGCCCGCCTGCCGACCTGCACGGTGCCCTGGACGCCCTCACCCAGCTAGGCAACTGCGCCTGGCGGGTCAACGGGCGCGTGCTGGACCTGGTGCTGGAGCTCTTCACCGCCAAGGGCTGCCCGCATCTGGGGGTGCCGGCCCCAGCCTCCGAGGCACCCCGGCCGCCCGACGGCCGCCTGCCGCCCGGCGCCTCACCTGCCCAGAAGGCCGAGGTGCGGCGGGAGCTGGCCCGCTGCCTGAAGGTGGCCCGGGAGATGCACAGCCTGCGCTCTGACGCCCTGTACCGGCTGTCGCTGGCCCAGCACCTCCGGCACCGCGTCTTCTGGCTGCCGCACAACATGGACTTCCGCGGCCGCACCTACCCCTGCCCGCCCCACTTCCACCACCTGGGCAGTGACCTGGCGCGCGCCCTGCTGGAGTTTGCCCAGGGCCGTCCGCTCGGTGCCCGAGGCCTGGACTGGCTCAAGGTCCACCTGGTCAACCTCACGGGGCTCAAGAAGCGCGAGTCGCTGCAGGCGCGCCTGGCCTTCGCCGACGAGGTGATGAAGGACATCCTGGACTCTGCTGACCGGCCCATGACG GGCCGCAAGTGGTGGATGCAGGTGGACGAGCCCTGGCAAGCCCTGGCGTGCTGCATGGAGATCGCGCGGGCTGTGCGCGCCCCTGACCCCGCGGCCTACGTCTCTCACTTCCCGGTTCACCAG GACGGCTCCTGTAACGGCCTACAGCACTACGCGGCCCTGGGCCGGGACAGCGTGGGGGCCGCCTCCGTCAACCTGCTGCCCTCAGATGTACCGCAGGATGTGTACAGTGGGGTGGCCGCACAG GTGGAGGTGTTCCGCAAGCAGGACGCCAAACGGGGCGTGCACGTGGCCCAAGTCCTTGAGGGTTTCATCAGCCGCAAGGTGGTCAAGCAGACGGTGATGACCGTGGTGTACGGGGTCACCCGCTACGGGGGCCGCCTGCAGATCGAGAGGCGCCTGCGGGAGCTCAGCGACTTCCCCCAG GAGTTCGTGTGGGAGGCGTCCCACTATCTGGTACGCCAGGTGTTCAACAGCCTCCAGGAGATGTTCTCAGGCACCCGGGCCATCCAG CACTGGCTGACCGAGAGTGCCCGGCTCATCGCCCACACGGGCTCGGCCGTGCAGTGGGTCACACCCCTGGGCGTGCCCGTCATCCAGCCCTACCACCAGGACGCCAAGGTGTTG ATTGCCGGTGGCATGCAGAGCCTCACGTTCAGCCAGAGCGGGGACACCAGCCA gaAGCCTAACACACTGAAGCAGAAGAACGGCTTCCCCCCCAACTTCATCCACTCGCTGGACTCGTCCCACATGATGCTCACGGCCCTCCACTGCTACAG GAAAGGCCTGACCTTTGTGTCTGTGCATGACTGCTTCTGGACCCACGCGGCTGATGTGGAGGTCATGAACCAG gtgtGCCGGGAGCAGTTTGTCAGTCTACACAGCCAGCCCATCTTGCACAACCTGTCCCGGTTCCTGGTGAAGCAGTACTGTTCCAGCACCAG GCTCAGGTCCCCCAAGCACTCTAAGAACCTGTGGATGGGCAAGCTGCAGGACACGCTGAAGTCGGTGCCGGAgacag gggccTTGGACCTGGAGCAGGTGAAGCACTCCACTTACTTCTTCAGCTGA